The Thiomicrorhabdus aquaedulcis sequence GCGCATCAACTGGGTAATGGCGCGGTTGACAATGTCGGTATTAATATTGGGTTTTACCGCAATGCGAATCATCGTAATGTCTTGATTACCGGTAAGGCGTCGTTGCACGGTTTTAAGCGGCATAATGAGCGTATCGTCTTGATCCGAGCCCATCATCGACTGACCTTTGGGCGCCAACACGCCAATAATTTCGCACGAAAAATTTTGTAATCGGACGCGCTGTCCCAACGGTTCGGCTCCAGAAAACAGCTCTTTTACCAAGGTAGCGCCAATCAGACAACTCGTTTTGCCCGCCCCCAGCTCGGCCTTGTTAAAGGTGCGACCTTGGGCGAGCGTCCAGTTGCCGGTGATAAAATAATCGTTGGTGGTGCCCACCACATTGGTGCTCCAATTAAGATTACCAAACACCGCCGTTACCGAACGACTGACCGTGGGTGCGACCGCCACCAACGAGCTGATTTCGGCTTGAATGGCCTGCGCGTCTTCGACTTTAAACAGACGTGAGCTGCTGCTGTCACTGCCCGGCCCCATGCGTTGACCGGGCATCACCATTAACAAATTACTGCCCAAACTGGACACTTGCTGGGTGACTTTTTGGGTGGCGCCGTTGCCAACGGTAACCATGGTAATGACCGCCGACACACCGATAATAATCCCCAGCATGGTTAAGGCCGAGCGCATTAAATTGCGGCTAATCTCTCTAAACGCCAATAACAGTACATTCCAAATCATTCGGGTGACCTACTTTTGTTTGTCGCTGAATCGTGCTCAACCTGGCCGTCCACAAAGTGAATTAACCGCTGTGCAAACTGCGCCATCTCAGACTCATGGGTGACCATTAAAATGGTAATGCCCAACTCGCTGTTAAGCTGACTTAACAGTTGCATAATCTCTTTACTGCGCGCGGTGTCTAGATTGCCCGTGGGCTCGTCGGCCAATAACACCCGTGGATTGGTTACCAAAGCACGCGCAATGGCCACGCGTTGTTGTTGGCCGCCCGACAGTTCGCTCGAGCGATGGTTTTCCCAGCCGTCTAAGCCCACCAACGCCAAGGCTTTACGCGCGGCGGCGTGGCGTTGTGCGCGTGCCATGCCGCGATACAACAACGGCAGCTCGACGTTTTCGAGCGCGGTGGTGCGCGCCAATAAGTTAAACCCCTGAAACACAAACCCCAAATAATGCCGACGCAACAAGGCCAATTGGTCGCGCGTCAGTTGTTCAACGTGCACACCGTCAAACAGGTATTCGCCTGCGCTGGCGCTGTCCAAACAGCCCAATAAGTTCATCACCGTCGATTTGCCCGAACCACTGGGACCCATAATGGCCACAAACTCACCTTCGTTAATATCAAAACTCACGTCGTTTAACGCGGTAAATTCTGAAGCACCTTGGCCGTAGCGTTTTACAATGCGGTTAAATTGAATTAACGGCGACATTACAGCGGCACCTCAACACCCACAATCAGCGCGTCACCGGCTTGCAAGGCGTTGTCTTGACTTTCGAGCACCTCAATTTGATTGCCCGTGGTGTCACCGGTTTTAATTTTTACCCCTTGCGGCTGCCCATTGACCAAACGCCACACGGTGCGATAGCCCTGTGGGTCATCTGGCGTTGCCGCCCCTTGCGGAAGGCTGGGCATGCGCCGTGGCATGGGAATAAACGAATCGACTAAACTTTTTGGGCGCGCGGTGCCACATTAAGCACATCGGGGGTAAAACGTAAGGCGGCTTGCGGAATGAGCAACACATCGGCCTTTTCTTTTACCAAAACATCGGCACTGGCGGTCATGCCCGGACGCAAGGTTAAATCGGGGTTATTGACCTCTAACAAGGTGGTGTAGGTCACCACGCCGTTGGTGGTTTGCGAACCAAAACGCACCTGTTTAATCTGCGCCGGAAACACCACATTGGGGTATGCGTCTACGGTAAAACTCGCCGTTTGCCCTGCCTTAACCAAGCCCACATCGGCCTCGTCCACGTCCACTTGCAGTTCCATGCGGCTTAAATCTTCAGCCAAAGTAAACAGGATGGGCGCCGACATGGTCGCCGCCACCGTTTGCCCACGTTCAATCGAGCGAATGAGCACCACTCCGTTAATAGGGGAAACTATGTCAGTTTTAGCCATATCGGTTTGATACAGCTCTAAAGTGGCTTTGGCTTTTTCAACCTCGGCCAACGCCATGGCTTTGCTGGATTGTGCGCGCTTAAGCTGGGCTTGCGCTGCCAAAAAATCGGCTTGCGAAGGTAATTTGCCGTCCGACAGTTTTTTGATGGTGTGCATGCGCACCATATGGGCTTGCGCCTCTTCGAGCGTGGCGTTGGCTTGCAGCACCGTCGCATTGGCCACTTGCAACGCCGCTTGGGCTTGTAAGGTTTGCGCATGCAACTTGTCGGTATTAAGCCTGGCTAATAATTGGCCTTTGGTGACGGTGTCGTTAAAGTCTACAAACACCTCGTCAATTTTGCCCGACAACTCACTGCCCACTTCCACTTTATTGGTGGGTTGCAAGGTGCCGGTGGCCGCTACGGTGGCGCGAATGTCGCCACGCTGAATGGTTTGGGTTTGGTAGCTTGGGGCTTTATCGGCGTTAGGCAAACTTAACCACCACGCTACGGCGGCTAACAGAACCACACCCAACGCGCTTAACAACAACCACTTACGCACAGTGTGCGGCTTGGCATTGAGCTTGAGCGTTTGCTCAATAGTCGGCTTGCTGGTCTTAATGGGCTTAATTGCACTGCTTGAATCGCTGTCTGATGTTTGGTCTAATTTTGTCTCTAAACGCATAACTTACTCCAAAACGGGGGATGAATAAGGCGCAAAGGGCACCAAGGTATCGGGGGTAGAAACGGGCGCTTGCGACAGCGCCCAGTGTCCAGCAATGGCTTTAGACAAACTCACCAATTGCGTTAACTCATCCACGTGCACATCAATAAATTGTTGGCGCAAACTTAAGCGCGTGCGCTGTGCCACCAACACGTCGCTAAAGCCTTGCTCGCCCACTTGGTATTGAATCAACGCCAATTGCTCTTCTTGCTCGGCGGCTTGCAATGCCAGGGTTAACGACCGATACGTTTGCCGACTGGCGTGCAAACCGCTTAAGGCATCTTGGGTCTCTTTTAACGCATTTAAGAGAATTTTTTGATAATTTAACCAGGCCTGGTGCTCTTGTTCAGCTTGGCTTTGGCGTTGTGCGTCACGCGCACCGCCGTCAAACAAAACCTGGGTTGCCCCCAACGTGAGCGTGCGGACTAACCCATCCACACTCAACAACTCGCTTAAATTAGCGCCACTGCTGGTCAAACTGCCACGCAAACTCAACTTAGGCCATAAATTGGCACGCGCCTCGTCGGTTAAGGCCATCGCCGCCACCAAACGGTGCTCGGCCGCTTGCACATCAGGACGTTGGCGCAGCAACTCAGCTGGCAAAGGCAACAACACGCTGGCGGGTACATTCGGTAAAAGAGCTTTATCAGGTAAAAGGACTTCATCGCGCTCATCGCGCACACCGTTTAAACCAGCCGGCAACGCTTGCGGCGCTTGTCCCAATAACACCGCTAACTGGGTTTGAGTTTGCTTAATGCGCTGTTGCAAGCCCGGTACACTGCTGGCGGTTTGTTGATAACTGCGGGTGGCTTGTTGAACCGGCAACTGGGTGACCAGGCCTGCTTGATATTGCATTTTGGTTAAATTAAGGGTTTCTAACCAACTTTGCAAAGACGATTGTGTGAGCGTTAACTGCTGTTGCAACGCCCGTAATTGCAGATAATTTAACACCACCTCGCCACTCAAACTGACCAGCACATTGGCGTAATCGGCTTGGCTTGCCAACACCTGAGCATCGCGCGCGCTCAACGCCATGCGCCCACCGCCAAATACATCCAACTCCCAACTGGCGTCCAGTCCGGCGTTATAAACGCTTGAACTGGCCTGCTCGGTAGACTGAGCCGTTGCACCGGCTGACGTACCCAGTTGTGGCCCTAAACCCCCTTGCGTTTGGCTTCGCAACGCCCGCGCCTGACGAATCACCGACGCCGCCGACAACACATCGGGGTTAGCGCGCATGGCCTGCGCCATCAATTGATTTAACACTGCATCGTTTAACGTTAACCACCAGGCCTGGTCAGGTGCGTAAACAGCACGGTCACTGACCATTAATGGCTCGTTCCACGCATTGGGTGCGTCCAGCGCGGGTGGGGTTCTTGGGCTGATGGAACTGCAACCCGATAATGACCAAGAGAACCCCAACGGTAACGACAAGGCGAACGACAATGCCAACACACTGGGCGGTATAAATATAAAACGTAATCGCTGCACGGTAAATCTCCGTAAGTCTCTGTCAATATTTGTGAATCGCTGTAAATGGCTGTAAAACGAAACAAAACACGGAACTTGTAATACACACTTTACCACTTAAAACCCTTTAAAACCGTTTCTAAACTTACCTTAAATTATGACAACAGCATGAACCTATTAGCACTCTATTGCAATGAGTGCTAAAAATCAGTATAGTTTTTTTACATTAATTTAAAGAGGTCTATGAGCATGCAAAAATCACTTACAAGCCCACACGCCATCTTATCTGCGCCGGCGTTAAAGGCGAATCCTCCTGTAAAAAACCCCAATTTAGCGTTGTCGGTTCAGCTGGTGCCTGGGCAAAATTTAGAAACTTATTTGCAAACTGTTAAAAAAATTCAGGCGTTAAGTCCCCAAGAAGAGCGTGCGCTGGCCGAACAACTTTACTATCACCAAGACGTTAACGCCGCACGCCAGCTTATCTTGTCGTCGTTGCGCTTTGTGGTGCCCGTGGCGCGCAGCTACAACGGCTACGGTTTGCCATTGGGCGACATTATTCAAGAAGGTAACATTGGGTTAATGAAAGCCGTTAAACGCTTTAACCCCGAAGAAAATGTGCGCTTAATGACCTTTGCAGTACACTGGATTCGCGCTGAAATTAACGAATACGTGATTAAAAACTGGCGTATTGTTAAAACCGCCACCACCAAAGCGCAACGCAAACTGTTTTTTAAACTGCGCAGTACCAAAAAAACGTTGGAATGGTTTGGCGATAAAGACGCCGACCTGGTGGCCAAAGAGCTGGGTGTAACGCGTGCCGATGTATTAGAGATGGAAACCCGCTTGTACGGCAAAGATTTATCGGTGGACATGCCCACCGACGACGACAACGAAAACACCACGTTTCCTATTTTAGTCAGCCAAGAACTCAACCCAGAAATGGCGTTAATTCAACAAAGCACGGCCGACTACGAAATGAAACGCATGCGTAACGCACTAGCCACCCTTGACCCTCGCAGTCGTGACATTTTGCAACGCCGCTGGTTAAACGACCAAAAGGCGGGTTTAAAAGAGTTGTCGCAAGAGTAC is a genomic window containing:
- the rpoH gene encoding RNA polymerase sigma factor RpoH, whose amino-acid sequence is MQKSLTSPHAILSAPALKANPPVKNPNLALSVQLVPGQNLETYLQTVKKIQALSPQEERALAEQLYYHQDVNAARQLILSSLRFVVPVARSYNGYGLPLGDIIQEGNIGLMKAVKRFNPEENVRLMTFAVHWIRAEINEYVIKNWRIVKTATTKAQRKLFFKLRSTKKTLEWFGDKDADLVAKELGVTRADVLEMETRLYGKDLSVDMPTDDDNENTTFPILVSQELNPEMALIQQSTADYEMKRMRNALATLDPRSRDILQRRWLNDQKAGLKELSQEYGVSMERIRQVEKQAMDKLKNQLLA
- a CDS encoding efflux RND transporter periplasmic adaptor subunit, whose protein sequence is MRLETKLDQTSDSDSSSAIKPIKTSKPTIEQTLKLNAKPHTVRKWLLLSALGVVLLAAVAWWLSLPNADKAPSYQTQTIQRGDIRATVAATGTLQPTNKVEVGSELSGKIDEVFVDFNDTVTKGQLLARLNTDKLHAQTLQAQAALQVANATVLQANATLEEAQAHMVRMHTIKKLSDGKLPSQADFLAAQAQLKRAQSSKAMALAEVEKAKATLELYQTDMAKTDIVSPINGVVLIRSIERGQTVAATMSAPILFTLAEDLSRMELQVDVDEADVGLVKAGQTASFTVDAYPNVVFPAQIKQVRFGSQTTNGVVTYTTLLEVNNPDLTLRPGMTASADVLVKEKADVLLIPQAALRFTPDVLNVAPRAQKV
- a CDS encoding ABC transporter ATP-binding protein — protein: MSPLIQFNRIVKRYGQGASEFTALNDVSFDINEGEFVAIMGPSGSGKSTVMNLLGCLDSASAGEYLFDGVHVEQLTRDQLALLRRHYLGFVFQGFNLLARTTALENVELPLLYRGMARAQRHAAARKALALVGLDGWENHRSSELSGGQQQRVAIARALVTNPRVLLADEPTGNLDTARSKEIMQLLSQLNSELGITILMVTHESEMAQFAQRLIHFVDGQVEHDSATNKSRSPE
- a CDS encoding ABC transporter permease — translated: MIWNVLLLAFREISRNLMRSALTMLGIIIGVSAVITMVTVGNGATQKVTQQVSSLGSNLLMVMPGQRMGPGSDSSSSRLFKVEDAQAIQAEISSLVAVAPTVSRSVTAVFGNLNWSTNVVGTTNDYFITGNWTLAQGRTFNKAELGAGKTSCLIGATLVKELFSGAEPLGQRVRLQNFSCEIIGVLAPKGQSMMGSDQDDTLIMPLKTVQRRLTGNQDITMIRIAVKPNINTDIVNRAITQLMRDRRHLSQMQKNDFSVMDTREITNALTGTTKVMTMLLGAVAAVSLLVGGIGIMNIMLVAVTERTREIGIRMAIGALEREVLLQFLVEAVVLSSLGGLIGIALAIGASAGLTALMGLPLMFDVSIMVLAFVFSAVIGVIFGYFPARNAARLNPIDALRHE
- a CDS encoding efflux transporter outer membrane subunit — translated: MQRLRFIFIPPSVLALSFALSLPLGFSWSLSGCSSISPRTPPALDAPNAWNEPLMVSDRAVYAPDQAWWLTLNDAVLNQLMAQAMRANPDVLSAASVIRQARALRSQTQGGLGPQLGTSAGATAQSTEQASSSVYNAGLDASWELDVFGGGRMALSARDAQVLASQADYANVLVSLSGEVVLNYLQLRALQQQLTLTQSSLQSWLETLNLTKMQYQAGLVTQLPVQQATRSYQQTASSVPGLQQRIKQTQTQLAVLLGQAPQALPAGLNGVRDERDEVLLPDKALLPNVPASVLLPLPAELLRQRPDVQAAEHRLVAAMALTDEARANLWPKLSLRGSLTSSGANLSELLSVDGLVRTLTLGATQVLFDGGARDAQRQSQAEQEHQAWLNYQKILLNALKETQDALSGLHASRQTYRSLTLALQAAEQEEQLALIQYQVGEQGFSDVLVAQRTRLSLRQQFIDVHVDELTQLVSLSKAIAGHWALSQAPVSTPDTLVPFAPYSSPVLE